CAAGTTTATCCAGCGTCCCGGCGATCAGCAGATTATTCAAGGCGCTGAGGGAGCGATCGCTTACTTCGCCGCGTCCGGCTGGAAAATTGTCGGCGTAACCAACCAAGGGGGTGTCGCCAGTGGTAAAAAATCTCTGCAAAGTTGCATCAAAGAGCAGCAGTATACTTTGGATTTATTACCAGAGATAGAAGAAGTTTATTTCTGTCCCGACTTTGAAGGAAAAAAATGTTTTTGTGTAACCCGCAGCGATGTTGTTAACCATAGCAAGCATCCTGAATCAGGAAAGTTTCGCAAACCGAATCCAGGAATGCTGAATTTAGCGATAGAAAAGCACTTAGCAGACAAAGTTTTAATGGTAGGCGATCGCTCGGATGATAGAAATGCAGCAAAAGCCGCAGGCATCAAATTTCAGCAAGCAGAAAGCTGGAGGCAAACCTATGGCGATACTGACGTTTGAATAAATGGGGATGAGGATGCGATCGCTGAAGTGCTTTCCAGCCCCGCTCCGCTGGGTGAGTTAACCATTACTGTGCCAGAATCAGTTATCGATACTTACGCAACTGTAATTGCAATTGATTTTGCTCCAGCAAATACAGATTCATAAGTTACTATTTCTTTTAGCCCAAAATTGGCTATTTTTTAACGCAAAGAGCGTAAAAGTACGAGCAAAGATACGCAAAGTAAAGATGTAAGCTTAAGGTTTGTTAGCGCCTATGCTTCAGTTTCAACCGCCTGGTTTTGAGCAAAAAGCCATAGAAACCTCGCTGGGTTCGATGGTTTACTACACCGCAGTAGAGGACTCGTGGTTAGGGCAACGACAAGCTGAATTGCCACCGTTAATCTTCCTGCATGGCTTTGGTGGCGGAGCCTCTGCCTACGAGTGGTCGAAAGTGTACCCGGCTTTTGCGACGACTCACCGCATATTCGCCCCAGATTTAATTGGTTGGGGAGAGTCGGCTCATCCAGTCCGAGATTATCAAATTTCAGACTATTTGAAGACGCTGACGGAGTTTATTGAAAAAATTGCGATTTCTAGAGGAGAGCAAAGCTTTACCCCGGTAAAAGTTGTGGCATCTTTGCTGACGGCGGGTTTCACAATCCGTCTGGCTATTGAACGTCCGGAGTTATTCCATTCGCTGTTTTTAGTTTGTCCATCTGGGTTTGCCGATTTTGGGCAAGACGCTGGGCGCAGATTACCGCTTCAAGTAATTGGAACGCCGCTGTTAGACAAGCTAATTTATACGCTTGGGGCGACAAACGAAGTGGCGGTGCGGAGTTTTCTAGAACGGTTCCTATTTACTCAGCCAGAACGATTGTCTGAAGAGATAGTAGAGGCTTATTTGGCGTCAGCGCAGCAGCCGAATGGGGAATACGCGGCGCTGGCGTTTTTGCGGGGCGATCTTTATTTTGACCTCGCCCTGTATATCCAGCAATTGACGGTGCCGACTTTTATTCTGTGGGGTGAGGAGGCACAATTTATCAGTGTAAATCTAGGGAAGCGTTTGGCTGCACTGAATTCCAAAGCAATTCGCGGGTTTCAGCCAATTGTGGGAACGGGAGTGCTGCCTCATTTAGAGCAACCAGAAGTGGTGATTGGACTGCTTCAAGGTTATTTGTCAGCAGCGAATTGCTAATTGTGTTTTTCTCAGTCTGCGAAATAGAACGTAGCTAAGAGAATTGCCTATTAAACGGATGCTTTACATCCTTTTTCTGCGTTAACTGTGAATTTGGGATAAGCAATGCGTTGGTGATTATATTGTTGCCAGACTTGGACGAAAACTTCAGCAATGCGGGATAATTCTTCTCGCGTTAAACCAGACTCAGCTAACTGGCTGTCTTGCCAACGGGCGCGGAGAATTTTGTTAATCATGGAGAGGGCTTGTTCTGGAGTTGCATCTTTAAGCGATCGCAATGCTGCCTCACAGGAATCTGCCAACATCATTACCCCTGTTTCGCGCGACTGGGGAATCGGCCCGTCATAGCGGAAATCTTCCTCCCGCACAATTTTAGTCGGGTCTTTCTCGGCTATCTGCTGCGCTTGGTGATAAAAATAGGCAATCAACATTGTTCCCTGATGTTCTGGGATAAACCCCTGAATTGCTTTGGGCAACCGGCATCGCCGCGCCATCACCATGCCCTCAGTCACGTGTTTTTTGATAATCTCAGCACTCTTCCAGGGGTCGTTAATTTCATCATGCTTGTTAGGACCGCCCATTTGATTTTCAATAAATCCCAATGGATCGTGCATTTTCCCAATATCGTGGTACAAAGTACCGGCTCTCACGAGTTCTACATTACAGCCCAGTTCCCGTGCTGCGGCTTCTGCTAGGGTGGAAACGAACAGCGTATGTTGAAAAGTTCCGGGTGCTTGGGCGGCTAAACGTTTCAACAAGGGACGGTTTGGGTTTGCGAGTTCTGCCAGACGAATTGGTGTCACCAAGTCAAATACGTGTTCTAGATAGGGACTCAGACCTAGTGCCACAATACTCCAGGCTAAACCGGAAAAACCGCATAAGGCAGCTTCTTGGAGTACGGTGTACCAAATTGAACCCGTTGCGGTACTGAGAATCAGATGCACAATCAGGTAGACTGTGCCTTGAGTTAATCCGACGCCAACGCCAAGGAAAGCGAGTTCTTCGCGCGATCGCATTTTCCCCGCCAGTACGCTCATCATGATTCCACCCGCAGCACCCGCCAGCAAATAATCCCAAGCGATAGGCAGGCTAATTGATAACACGCCACTTAGCAGTCCCACCACGGTGACACCTAATGCAGAACCGTGAAAACTGCCGACTAATAAACCAACTGCTGGCAAATTCGTATAGCGAACACCTAAACTCACTAATACGGGGGTACTCAAAGTCAGCAGCAATATCAGCAAGTGATCTCGCTGCCGAATTTGAGGATGAAATCGCCGTTCCACCCGCCAGAACGTAGCTACGGCACCCGTGACCAGAATTCCAAAACCAAGCAATCCAGACCAACTGAGGCTCCGGCGGCTTAATTGAAAATACTCTAACAGGACAAAATCCTCTTGGGAGATGGTTGCACCGCCACGGACAATCACCTCATCCTTCCGAACTGGGATTATTTGCAGTTCTACCGCTTTTGCTGCCTGTTCTGCCAGTTGTTTCGTTTGTTCTTGATCTTCTGTTAAGTTGGGGCGCAGTCCCCAGAGCAACAGTTGGGTTGCCACCGGCTCAGCTTCCGGGGGAACGAGCAAATTCATCTGTACTCGTAACGCTTCCTGCAAGATACTGTCGGGCAAGCCTGGGGGAATGCCTTGAGTGAGCATCCGTTCGGCAACTTGGGGGATGCCGGTTTTTGTTTGCTCCCAAGTTTCATTTGACAAGTCAAGTAGAGAGGCATCGTAGCGCCTTTCTGGATTGCTATCTAAGAAGGCGGCGGCAGCTTTGGCGTATTGTTCGCGGGCTTTGTTGATGGTGTCAATCAGGGCTGAAAATTCTTGGGGGCTTGCAACCTGATAGTAAGCTTGGAGTTCGGCGACCGCAGGTGTTGCGGAACTATTCGATTGACCGTTAGCATTTGGAAATGAACCCGACGGGGATTGATTTACTTGAATGTCGGTGTCAACCGCTGCCAATATGGAGCGCCACTCCCACTCCGCGCACTTGCGGAGGTCAATCTGAGTGGCAGGAGACAATACGGTAGTCGAAACTATTGGAAAAGAACCAGCTCGTTGTCGGAGGTCTTCGGCAATACGAAGCGATCGCTCCAAATCCTCGTAAACTTGTTCAGTTACGTCCTGCTGGATTGTCAAGACGGGTACGGCACCTGTGCGGGCTGCTTTCCGTTTTTCTTCTGTGGTGAGAGTATCTACCACATTAGCGTCAAACGGTGCCCGAATCGTCTGCGGTGCTATCTTGCCTACGGCAAGCTTCGGCGCATTGTAGTAGCGTTCTCCCATCGTTCCGGTAAGGGACACCACTGCCAGCACCCAGACAATCCGGGGACGGTTTCTGCGGTTTTGAAGAGTAGCACTAAGACCTAATCCTAGACCTTGCGCCGGTATAGCGGCAGGCGAATCAAAAAATCGGGATGGTAAAAGACTGCGAAGGGGCTTGTACGTTTGCCGCCATTGAGCAAGCTGGTTTGTCAATGACTGAAGCGTCTTCATGTTTATAGTATGCCTGTCGTTTTAGGCGACAGGAGTAATAGGAGCGAAAAGTAGATTGGCATTGATAAAAGGCACCTTACAGCAATCTTTATCCGTGGCGGCACCCGATTGTTAGCTTCATCCTACCTTACAAAACACTTTCAAAAATGCCTATCCCCCAAGGGGGATTTATCCGATTAGATTTAATTTTCTTTGACCAGCTTAGCTTGCAGGGAGTAGCCATTGCTGGCGTTTAAAAATAAAGATTAACGCGGTTGAATGACACGGGGCGCTGCGATCGCGCTCATTTGCTGGACTTGCTTTGCTGTTGAGGCATCATAAACACCAGACCAGACAGCGAAGAGATTGTCTGCTAGTTGAAACAAGTGGGAATCTGAGGTGATTCCCCACCTAGGTTGATTCCAAGATAGCCGCCATCCCGCAGGAATGCCTACTGTACTGTTGTACGCTCCTGACAAAGCACCTGTGATGGTGCAGGTAATGGGGGCTTGGTAGCCGCTACGGGCAGCGCGGGCGACACTCAGGCGAAAATCTTCTAGAGTACTCAGAAAGCAGTAAAAACTGAGAGCGATGGGGGTACTCTGAGGCTGGGCATTCCGACATAGCTGAGTACGAGCCAATTCTAAGCTCGCATTTTCTTCTAATAAAATTTGGACTTGCTGTAATTGTTGCACCAGAGGCGTCTGAGAATCTGCTAAGAAGGCAAGGGTTTTGGGAATCAGAGTCGCCCGATTGAGTTTTTCTCGAAGGCATTGGGCGATCGCGTATCCCACTGCTAACGCCCCATCTCTTAACTCTGGCTCATCTTGCCAGATGCTGACAACTTGTTCTAAATTTTGCCGCAGTTTGGCTTTATATTCATGGGAGAACAGCACAATTGGCAGCGTAGCAATAATGGCTCCTGGCGTAGGCGCGTTAGCACTGTTGGCGTCTAACTCTAAAAATTTTTCCGTGAGGTGACGCCAATCTGCCAAATCAAACTTACCCTGCTCAATTAAGCTTTCTGTTCCCCAAACCGCCATTTTGCCCCAGCTCGTAGGCTGCTGAGACTGTTTTTTACTCAAAGGGGTGAAATCTAAATCTCCCAATGCAGCCCCCCATAAGGTGCCACGAAACCGATTTAAAAGAGAGTAGCGCATGATTTCTATCGTAGAGGCGATCGCGCCTTAGATGGCGTTCTCTCCACATCTGCCGTGCTAGAGCCTACCATGTCCCCAGTACAATTGCCTCTTTACTCAAGATTTTCCCTTGTAATGACTTCTCCTGTTTGGATATTTTTCAAAAAGGGAATTCCTATTCCAACTTCTATCAAAAAATTATAAGATGAATTGTAATCATCGACGATATAACATCCATTAAAGCTGCGAGTTTTCTTGAGGGAAATATTCCAACTTGGTGGAGATACACTCCAATATTTAGCTTTGTCACTAATTTCGTTTTGTAAATTTGTTCTACTAATTTTATAGGGGGATTCAACAATATCGATTAGCTCATAACTGTATTCATATTTGTCCAAAACTCTTAGAATATCTTCCCAATTTTGAACTTTTATTTTCTTGTCAAAAATTTTTGAATTCAACCAGGAGTCCCCAATTTCAACCAGTTGTTTGGCGATTGATTCTACCCGCAGCTTGTCTTGCTTGAGAAACTCTAAATCTTCTGGAAGTAATACCCTGTTGGGTAGGATAGTCCAAACTTCAAAGGAAGTCTCTGTATCCAGTGAAAAGGTAGATTTTTTTATACCTGGTATATCTTCAAAAACTTGCACAGCACTAATGGGTGCTAAGGAATCTAAATATTTAGATTTCGTAGAGCCTGTTTCAACCTCCGGTAAATCCTTAGGATAATTCTCAGCTAAATGATAATCTGGAGCCTTACATAGCTCTTCTGGAAGATAGGATTTAGTT
Above is a window of Coleofasciculus sp. FACHB-1120 DNA encoding:
- a CDS encoding HAD-IIIA family hydrolase, whose translation is MEQDPSAVNAETNLLILDLDGTVRSPLSNHKFIQRPGDQQIIQGAEGAIAYFAASGWKIVGVTNQGGVASGKKSLQSCIKEQQYTLDLLPEIEEVYFCPDFEGKKCFCVTRSDVVNHSKHPESGKFRKPNPGMLNLAIEKHLADKVLMVGDRSDDRNAAKAAGIKFQQAESWRQTYGDTDV
- a CDS encoding ADP-ribosylglycohydrolase family protein; amino-acid sequence: MRYSLLNRFRGTLWGAALGDLDFTPLSKKQSQQPTSWGKMAVWGTESLIEQGKFDLADWRHLTEKFLELDANSANAPTPGAIIATLPIVLFSHEYKAKLRQNLEQVVSIWQDEPELRDGALAVGYAIAQCLREKLNRATLIPKTLAFLADSQTPLVQQLQQVQILLEENASLELARTQLCRNAQPQSTPIALSFYCFLSTLEDFRLSVARAARSGYQAPITCTITGALSGAYNSTVGIPAGWRLSWNQPRWGITSDSHLFQLADNLFAVWSGVYDASTAKQVQQMSAIAAPRVIQPR
- a CDS encoding HD family phosphohydrolase; translation: MKTLQSLTNQLAQWRQTYKPLRSLLPSRFFDSPAAIPAQGLGLGLSATLQNRRNRPRIVWVLAVVSLTGTMGERYYNAPKLAVGKIAPQTIRAPFDANVVDTLTTEEKRKAARTGAVPVLTIQQDVTEQVYEDLERSLRIAEDLRQRAGSFPIVSTTVLSPATQIDLRKCAEWEWRSILAAVDTDIQVNQSPSGSFPNANGQSNSSATPAVAELQAYYQVASPQEFSALIDTINKAREQYAKAAAAFLDSNPERRYDASLLDLSNETWEQTKTGIPQVAERMLTQGIPPGLPDSILQEALRVQMNLLVPPEAEPVATQLLLWGLRPNLTEDQEQTKQLAEQAAKAVELQIIPVRKDEVIVRGGATISQEDFVLLEYFQLSRRSLSWSGLLGFGILVTGAVATFWRVERRFHPQIRQRDHLLILLLTLSTPVLVSLGVRYTNLPAVGLLVGSFHGSALGVTVVGLLSGVLSISLPIAWDYLLAGAAGGIMMSVLAGKMRSREELAFLGVGVGLTQGTVYLIVHLILSTATGSIWYTVLQEAALCGFSGLAWSIVALGLSPYLEHVFDLVTPIRLAELANPNRPLLKRLAAQAPGTFQHTLFVSTLAEAAARELGCNVELVRAGTLYHDIGKMHDPLGFIENQMGGPNKHDEINDPWKSAEIIKKHVTEGMVMARRCRLPKAIQGFIPEHQGTMLIAYFYHQAQQIAEKDPTKIVREEDFRYDGPIPQSRETGVMMLADSCEAALRSLKDATPEQALSMINKILRARWQDSQLAESGLTREELSRIAEVFVQVWQQYNHQRIAYPKFTVNAEKGCKASV
- a CDS encoding alpha/beta hydrolase, with translation MLQFQPPGFEQKAIETSLGSMVYYTAVEDSWLGQRQAELPPLIFLHGFGGGASAYEWSKVYPAFATTHRIFAPDLIGWGESAHPVRDYQISDYLKTLTEFIEKIAISRGEQSFTPVKVVASLLTAGFTIRLAIERPELFHSLFLVCPSGFADFGQDAGRRLPLQVIGTPLLDKLIYTLGATNEVAVRSFLERFLFTQPERLSEEIVEAYLASAQQPNGEYAALAFLRGDLYFDLALYIQQLTVPTFILWGEEAQFISVNLGKRLAALNSKAIRGFQPIVGTGVLPHLEQPEVVIGLLQGYLSAANC